A genomic window from Phyllopteryx taeniolatus isolate TA_2022b chromosome 2, UOR_Ptae_1.2, whole genome shotgun sequence includes:
- the LOC133466059 gene encoding mesoderm posterior protein 1-like, which produces MASNMSSSSVLEYSLHYQQWFSDSDVSGVSSPETLSPDSSPSPLLPKAAKSGYTSRLGVALQGKPRRAVRVRSKQRESASEKEKLRMRDLTKALHHLRSYLPPSVAPSGQTLTKIETLRLAIRYISFLSAQLGDTSSSSSSSSSSSSPYYYASPPQAPHDMYTQQCQGQAAALHSGNCSFPHMLPPGGSSSSSSQVEYNNEYYWV; this is translated from the exons ATGGCCAGCAACATGTCTTCTTCCTCCGTGCTCGAGTACAGCCTGCACTACCAGCAATGGTTCTCCGACTCAGACGTCTCCGGAGTCTCCTCGCCGGAGACCCTCTCCCCGGACTCGTCGCCGTCGCCTCTTCTTCCGAAAGCCGCCAAGTCGGGATATACTTCCCGACTTGGCGTGGCCTTGCAGGGAAAGCCCAGGAGGGCGGTGAGGGTCCGTAGTAAGCAGCGTGAGAGCGCCAGTGAGAAAGAAAAGCTGAGGATGAGGGACCTGACCAAGGCTCTGCACCACCTGAGGTCCTACCTGCCACCCTCGGTGGCCCCCTCGGGCCAGACCCTCACCAAGATTGAGACCCTACGCCTCGCCATCCGCTACATCTCCTTCCTGTCGGCACAACTCGGCgatacctcctcctcctcctcttcttcctcttcatcctcctcaccGTATTACTACGCCAGCCCTCCGCAGGCCCCTCAcgacatgtacacacagcagtgTCAAGGCCAGGCTGCAGCGTTGCATTCTGGGAACTGTAGTTTTCCTCACATGTTGCCACCAGGAggctcctcgtcctcctcctctcag GTTGAGTACAACAACGAGTACTACTGGGTTtga